TCTGCGACGCGTCCAGGCCTTGGGCACGCAGGCCGCCGATCAGGCTGGCGGCCATGTTGCCGGCGCCGATAAAGGCAATACGTGTCTTGCTCATATCAGGTCCTTGAGGGAAAGAGTGAGTAAAGCATGGAAATCAGACGGAGCCGTAGTTGCGGGCGCCGAACAGGGCGGTACCGATACGTACCCAGGTCGCGCCCTGTGCAATCGCGGCTTCCATGTCGTGGCTCATGCCCATGGACAAGGTGTCCAGGCCGAGATTCAGGCCCTCCTGCAACTGGCGCAGGCTGGCGAAGGCGGCTTCCTGCTCTGTGCGATCGTCGGTTGGCTCGGGGATCGCCATCAACCCACGCAGGCGCAGGTTCGGCAGTGCGGCCACGGCATGAGCCAGCGCTGGCAAGTCAGCCGGGGCGCAACCCGACTTGCTGTCTTCACCGCTGACATTCACCTGCAGGCAGATGTTCAACGGTGGCAAGCCCGCCGGCCGCTGTTCGGATAGGCGTTGGGCGATCTTCAGGCGGTCCACGGAATGTACCCAGTCGAAATGTTCGGCAATTGCTTTGGTCTTGTTCGACTGAATGGGGCCGATGAAGTGCCAGATCAAGGGCAGGTCACGCAGTTCATCCTGCTTGCTCAGCGCTTCCTGAAGGTAGTTCTCGCCCACGTCACGCACGCCTGCTGCATGGATTTCGCGGATGGCGCTGGCCGGTTTGGTCTTGCTCACCGCCAGCAGCTGGACGCTGGCCGGGTCGCGTCCAACGGCCCGGGCAGCGCTATCGATGCGTTCGGCGAGGGCGGAAAGGTTGTCTGCTATGGTGGACATGGATCGATGCCGTCGGCTCTAGGGTCTGCGGCATTCTACCTGCTTGATGGCCTTTGGGGAGTCTCATGGACGTGACCGACCTGCTGGCCCGGGCGACGGAGGCAGGGGCGAGCGACCTGCACCTGGCCGCGGGCGAATTACCGATGTTGCGCCTGGATGGCGAACTGCAACGGCTGGACCTGCCGTGTTTGCGGTCTGCTGAATTGTATGAGGGCTTGGCGCCTCTGCTCGAGGAGGGGCGGCGCCAGTGCTGGGAAAGGGGCGATGAGCAGGATCTGGCCCTGGAGCTGGCGCCATTGGGACGCTTTCGTCTCAATCTGTTTCGCCAGTTGAATGGCCCTGCGGCGACCTTTCGCCTCATTCCCAGACGTATCGCGACACTGGGTGAGCTGGCGCTGGAAGAAGTGTATCGAGCTATTGCGCGGCACACCGATGGCCTGGTGCTGATCGGAGGGCCAACCGGCAGCGGCAAGTCCAGCACCTTGGCGGCCCTGATCGATCAGCTCAATCGTGAGCGATGCCTGCACATCATTACCCTCGAAGACCCTGTCGAAGTTATCCACAGCGGGCAGCGCTGCTTGGTCAATCAACGCGAGATCGGCCGACACTGCCGGGATTTTTCCCACGGCTTGCGCAGTGCGCTGCGTCAGGACCCGGATGTGATCATGATCGGCGAGTTGCGAGATCTCGAGACGATACGCCTGGCGTTGCGCGCGGCGGAAACGGGGCACCTGGTGCTGGCAACCGTGCATACGCGCTCGGCGGTGAGCAGCATCGACCGCTTGGTGGATGTGTTTGCGGCAGAGGAAAAGCCATTGGTACGGGCCATGCTGGCGGAGTCGCTGCGCATGGTGGTGGCGCAGGTGCTGGTCAAGCGTGTAGGGGGTGGGCGAGTGGCGGCCAGGGAAGTGCTGGTGGCGACGCCGGCAGTGCGCAACCTGATTCGCGAAGGGCGCATGGCGCAGTTGTGTTCGGTGATGCAGGCGGGGGCTGGGGAGGGGATGCGGACGATGGCGGGGGCGATGAGTCAGCTGAAGATCGATGGGGTGATCGGGCTTGCGTGAAGCCTGCGGGCCCTATCGCCGGCACGCCGGCTCTTACAGGTGCAACACACATTTCGAGTGCGGTGATGCCCCTGTGGGAGCCGGCTTGCCGGCGATAGGGCCAGCGCGATCAGCGCTTGGCCAGCGCCAGCTGCTGCTGTTCCTTCGGCAACACCCGCTTGGCAACGACATAGTGCTTCTGCCAGTAAGGCTTGCTCAGGTTGTCGATGCTCACCCGCTTGCCGCGACGCGGAGCGTGGATGAAGCGATCGTTGCCCAGGTAGATGGCAACGTGGTTGACCCGGCGGCTCTTGATATTGAAGAAGATCAGGTCGCCTGGCTTGAGGTCGCCTTGTGCCACTTTCACACCGTGGCCCTGAGCCATGGCGTTGGAGGTGCGCGGCAGGTCGACGTCTGCTACGTCATTGAAGGCATACTTGACCAGCCCGCTGCAGTCGAAGCCCTTTTTAGGGCTGCTGCCCCCCCATACATACGGCGTGCCGAGCACGTTCACGGCGCGGCTGAGCACGTCACTGCTCTGCTTGGGCGACATCGCGGCAACGGCGGGCAGGTTATGGGCCTTGGCCGAGGCGTTCTGACGCGCGCGCAGCGCAGTCTGTTTGACCGGCGCGTGATTCACCGAAGCGTTGCTGGTGTAGCCGGTAAAGCCGTTGGGAAGACGCTGCTCACGATTGGTGGCGTGGGCGGCCAGGGGCAATAATAGGCAGAGGGTCAGCCATGTCTTGAGTAAAGGCGGCATAGATGAAGCTCTTTATGAATGTTTTATGTGTGTTGGCGGGCAACTTTATAACAGCTTTTTGATCACTTTCTGATCCGTTGGTCGATTGTCATGCTGCCGTACGTCGGTCTGCGCCGGAAAAGTCACATTTTTTTTTAGAAAATTTTTGGATAACCCAGGAGGGCTATGAATGAACAGTTATCAACAAGGGGCGCCGAACCACGACACCCACAGCAAGGTGATCGGGTATCTGCTTTGGATCTTCGGCTTTACCGGCTCGCACCGCTTCTATTACGGCAAGCCCATCACCGGGACCATCTGGTTCTTCACCCTGGGCCTGCTCGGCATCGGCTGGCTGATCGACCTGTTCCTGATCCCGTCGATGGACCGCGAGGCCGACATGCGCTTCCAATCCGGTCGCATCGACTACAACATCGGCTGGATCCTGCTGACCTTCCTTGGTGTGTTCGGTATTCACCGGCTCTACCAGGGCAAGTGGATCAGCGCGATCATCTACTTCTTCACCGGGGGCTTGTTCCTGCTGGGCGTGCTGTACGACTTCTGGACGCTGAACAGTCAGATCTCCCAGGCCAACGCCGAGCGCCGCTGAGGCAGGTAGAAAAAAGGCCTTGTCGCATCGCGCGGCAAGGCCTTTTTCGTTACTGGCGGGTCTGTCGCTGCTGCAGGAGCAGGTTGCTGAAGCCTGCCCCTGCCAACTGCTTCTGGGCCCCGGTCAGCTGTTCGCGGTTGCTGAACGGGCCGACCAGCACGCGGTACCAGGTTTCATCCTTGACCGTCCCTGACTCAACCTTCACGGCCTGGCCCAGCAGGATGATCTGCGCGCGCACCTTGTCGGCATCCGCCTGCTTGCGGAACGAACCCGCCTGCAGGAAGAACTGCGTGGTTGCAGCCGGCTTGATCACAGGCGGCGCCGGCGGTGGCGTCTGCCCCAGCAGCGCCGCCTGGGCACGCGCAGTGTCGATCTTGGCGGCTTCCGCCGGGGTAACCGGTGCCACCGGTTGGGCCGGTACGGGCGGCGTCTTCTCAGGCACGGCCTCTGGCGGCACGATCACCTCGGACTCCGGCAGCAGCGTGTAGAAGTCGTATTTCGGTTTCACGGGCTGTTGCGGGGTGGCAGGGGCGGACTTGCCGGCCTCGGCCACCTTCTCCGGCTTCTGCTGCTCGGGCTTGGTGCGCTGGATGTCACCACCGCCAGGTTCGAGCTTCATCAGGAAGACGATGAAGGCGCCGACGGTAAGGCCGACCGCCAACCATACCCAGCCGGGGATCGGCTGTTTGGCCGGTGCCTGGGTGCGGCTTGCGCCGCGCTTGGGTGCTGGTTTTTTCTTGGCAGCCAACTTACATACGCTCCAGGGTTTCCAGGCCGAGCAGTTCCAGACCTTGCTTGAGGGTGCGACCGGTCAGGGCAGCCAGGCGCAGACGGCTCTGCTGCTGCTCCGGGGTATCGGCGGCGAGGATCGGGCAATTCTCGTAGAAGCTGGAGAACAGGCCGGCGAGGTCGTACAGGTAGCTGCACAGCACGTGCGGCGTGCCCTTCTCGGCGACGTTGTTGAGGATCTCGCCGAACTGCGCCAGGCGTGCGGCCAGGTCCTGTTCGTGAGGCGCTTGCAGGACGATGCTGCCTTCGACTTCGTCGAAGCCCTTGCCCAGCTTGCGGAACACGCCAGCCACGCGGGTGTAGGCGTACAGCAGGTAAGGCGCGGTGTTGCCTTCGAAGTTGAGCATCAGCTCGAAGTTGAAGCTGTAGTCGCTGGTGCGGTGCTTGGACAGGTCGGCGTATTTCACCGCGCCGATGCCGACCACTTTACCGATGGTGCGCAGTTCTTCTTCGGCCAGGCTCGGGTTCTTTTCCTTCACCAGCGCGTAGGCGCGGTCCTTGGCCTCGTTGAGCAGGTCGATCAGCTTCACGGTGCCGCCGTCACGGGTCTTGAACGGGCGGCCGTCGGCGCCGTTCATGGTACCGAAGCCCATGTGCTCCATCTGCATCGGATGGCCGACGAAGCCGGCGCGGCGGGCCACTTCGAACACCTGGTTGAAGTGCAGTGCCTGGCGCTGGTCGACGAAGTACAGGGCGCGGTCGGCCTTGAGCACATTGCTGCGGTAGCGCACGGCTGCCAGGTCGGTGGTGGCGTACAGGTAGCCGCCGTCGGCCTTCTGCACGATCACCGGCAGCGGCTCGCCTTCACTGTTCTTGAACTCGTCGAGGAACACGCACTGGGCGCCTTGGTCCTCGACCAGCAGGCCCTTGGCCTTGAGGTCGTTGATCACGTTGGCGAGATCGTCGTTGTAGGCGCTCTCGCCCATCACGTCGGCCATGGTCAGCTTGACGTTGAGCAGCTCGTAGGTCTTCTGGCAGTGCGACAGCGAAATGTCCTTGAAGCGTGTCCACAGCGCCAGGCACTCAGGGTCGCCAGCCTGCAGCTTGACCACCAGGCCGCGGGCGCGGGTGGCGAATTCCTCGGACTCGTCGAAGCGTTTCTTGGCCGCGCGGTAGAAGTTTTCCAGGTCCGACAGCTCGTCGCTGGTGATCGGGTTCTCTTCCAGGTAGGCCATCAGCATGCCGAACTGGGTGCCCCAGTCGCCCACGTGGTTCTGGCGGATGACCTCGTCGCCGAGGAACTCCAGCACTCGGGCGACGCTGTCACCGATGATGGTCGAACGCAGGTGGCCGACGTGCATTTCCTTGGCCAGGTTCGGTGCCGACATGTCGATCACCACCTTCTGCGCGGGGCCGGCCTTGCGCGCGCCCAGGTGGGCGTCGGCGAGGGCGGCGTCCAGGCGGTGGGCCAGCGCGTCGGTGTTCTGGAAGAAATTCAGGAAGCCTGGGCCGGCGATTTCGACCTTGCTGATGTCGGCGCTGGCCGGCAGGGCATTGATCAGTTTTTCGGCCAGGTCACGCGGCTTCATGCCGGCCGGCTTGGCCAGCATCATGGCGATGTTGCTGGCGAAGTCGCCGTGGGTCTTGTCCCGGGCGTTTTCCACCTGGATCGCCGGCGACAGCCCTTCAGGCAGCACACCGTCTGTGACGAGTTGGGTGAGGGCTTGCTGGAGCAGCTGGCGAATGGTGTCTTTCATGGGGATCTCTTTTCGACCGCAAGCGCGGTGGGGCGCTTGGATGCGCAGGTGGAAAAACTGGGCATTATCCGTTGCTGGGGCCAGGTTGCCAACCTTTGAAGGCCCTATCGCCGGCAAGCCGGCTCCCACAGGTGGGGGTGCGCACCCGTGGGCGCCGGCTTGCCGGCGATAGGGCCAGTAGATTCAGTACAGGTCTACCGGATCCACATCCAGCGACCAGCGTACCTGGCGCCCGCTCGGCATCTGCTCCAACACTAGCAACCAGGCACTGATCAGTCGATGCAAGGGTGCCCGTGTATTGGCCTGGATCAACAGTTGCGCGCGGAAGCGTCCCGCCTTGCGCTCCATCGGAGCCGGTACCGGGCCCAACAGTTCAATGCCCGCCAGTTGTTGCTCGGCCACCAGGCGCTCCGCTGTGCTGCAGGCCTCGTCGAGAAAACCCTCTGCCTGGCCTGGCTTGTGCGCTTCGGCGCGCAGCAGGGCCAGGTGCGAGTAAGGCGGCAGGCCGGCTGCGCGGCGTTCGTCCAGGGCCTGTTCGGCGAAGGCGAAGTAGCCTTGCTCGGTCAACTGCACCAGCAACGGGTGGTCGGCCAGGTGGGTCTGGATGATCACCTTGCCGGGCTCCTCGGCACGGCCGGCGCGGCCGGCGACCTGGACGATGAGCTGGGCCATGCGCTCGCTGGCGCGGAAATCACCTGAGAACAGCCCTCCATCGGCATCAAGGATTGCCACCAGCGTTACCCGCGGGAAATGGTGCCCCTTGGCCAGCATCTGGGTGCCGACCAGGATGCTCGGCTGGCCGCGCTGGATGGTGCTGAACAAGTTCTGCATGGCGTCCTTGCGCGCCGTGCTGTCGCGGTCAATGCGCAGGATCGGGTAATCGGGGAACAGCACTTTCAAGCGTTCCTCGGCACGTTCGGTGCCGGCGCCGACCGGTCGCAAGTCCACGTGGTTGCACTTGGGGCACTGGTGCGGCAGGCGTTCGTCATAGCCGCAGTGGTGGCAGCGCAGCACACCGGAGCGTTGGTGCACCGTCATGCGCGCATCGCAACGCGGGCACTCGGACAGCCAGCCGCAGTCATGGCACAGCAAGGTGGGAGCGAAGCCGCGGCGGTTGAGGAACACGAGCACTTGCTGGCCGGCTTCCAGGGTAAGGCGGATGGCCTGCTGCAGCGGGCCACTGATGCCGCTGTCCAGCGGCAGGCTCTTCACGTCCAGGCGTAGCATGCGTGGTGGGCGTGCGCCACCGGCGCGCTGGTTCATGCGCAGCAGGCGATAACGGCCGGTCAGGGCGTTGTGCAGCGTTTCCAGTGAGGGAGTGGCGGAGCCAAGCAGGATCGGGATGTTTTCCTGATGTGCGCGCACCAGCGCCAAGTCGCGGGCGTGGTAACGCAGGCCCTCCTGCTGTTTATAGGAGCCGTCGTGTTCCTCGTCGATGATGATCAGACCTGGGTTCTTCATCGGCGTGAACAGCGCCGAGCGTGTGCCGATGATGATGTCGGCCTCGCCGTCGCGCGCTGCCAGCCAGGCATCGAGACGCTCGCGATCGTTCACCGCCGAGTGCAGCAGGGCGATGCGGGCATTGAAGCGCTGCTCGAAGCGCGCCAGGGTCTGCGGGCCGAGGTTGATCTCGGGAATCAGTACCAGTGCCTGCTTGCCGGCTTCGAGGGCCTCGCGGATGAGTTGCAGGTAGACCTCGGTCTTGCCGCTGCCGGTGACGCCTGCCAGGAGAAACGCGCCGAACTCGCCAAAGCCCTCGCGCACGGCGTCGAAGGCATCGCGCTGTTCTTCGTTGAGCGGCAGCTCCGGCTGGGCCAGCCAGTGTTCATGGCGCTCTGCCGGGCGCTGGCGGCGCACTTCCACCTGCACCAGCTCCTTGGCCAGCAGCAGGTCGAGGCTGTCCTTGTTCAGGTTGAGCTTGGCCAGCAGGCTATGGGCCACACCATGGGGGTGCTGGGCCAGGGTTTTCAGGGCGTCGCGTTGACGTGGGGCGCGGGCGATGCGCGGGTCTTCCAGGCGGGCACCGGGGGCAACGTGCCAGAAGCGCTCCTGGCGCATCTCGGCGGGCTCACCCTGGCGCAGCAGCGTGGGCAAGGCCCAGCTCAGGGTGTCGCCCAGGCTGTGCTGATAATACTGGGCTGTCCACAGGCACAGCTTGAAAAGGGCCGCAGGCACCGGCGTTACCGGGTCGAGCAGGGCAATGGCGGGCTTGAGCTTGTCGGCCGGCACTTCACTCTGCTCGCACACTTCCACCAGCACGCCGATCATCTCGCGGCGGCCGAACGGCACGCGGATCCGCATGCCCGGTACCAGGGCCTGGCGCGCCATGCTCGCCGGCGCTCGGTAGTCGAACAGGCGACGCAGAGGGGAGGGCAGGGCAAGGCGCAGGATGACGTCGGACACGCGGAAGGTCTCGCAGGGCGTTTCAAAGATGGGCGAGCCTAGCAGACGACGGTCGGTGCAAGCGACAACTTGCGCTGGCGTGACACTCTGGTAATATTCGCCGCCTAATTACGTGCGGTATTCAACAATTGGTGTTGGGTGGCGGCACGCAGCTCGAGGAAGTGACCATGAAAGCAGATATTCATCCGAACTACGAAGTAGTTGCAGTCACCTGCAGCTGCGGCAACAAGTTCGAAACTCGTTCGACCCTGGGCAACACCCTGGCGATCGACGTTTGCAACCTGTGCCACCCGTTCTACACCGGTAAGCAAAAAGTCCTGGACACCGGTGGTCGCGTACAGAAGTTCGCCGACCGCTTCGGCATGTTCGGTACCAAGAAGTAATCATGCGCATGGCGAATCCTTCGGGTTTCGCGTTGTTGCTGAAAAAGGCGCCCCTTGTGGGCGCTTTTTTTGTGGGCGCGATTTGGCAGCTGCCGGCGCTGGCTTTCTGCCCGCTACCGGACCGGCCGCAGCCGGTAGCCGTGCGCCAGGTGGTGGACGGCGATACCCTACGCCTGACCGATGGCCGCAGTGTGCGCATGATCGGCATCAACGCCCCGGAGATCGGTCGCAAGGGCCGAGCCAGCGAGCCTTATGCCGAAGCCGCCAAGCGGCGCCTGGAGGGGTTGGTCAAGGCCAGCGATGGGCGCGTCGCCTTGGTGCCGGGCAAGGAGGCCAAGGACAGGTATGGCCGCACCTTGGCGCATGTTTACGCGGGCAACGGTGACAATCTCGAAGCACGTTTGCTTAGCGAAGGGTTGGGTTATCGCGTTGCAGTTGCGCCCAATGTGAGCCTGGCGGGTTGCCAGCAAGCCGCCGAGCAGGCCGCGCGGCAGGCGGGCTTGGGCCTATGGCAGCGCACCCCGGTGCTGCGTGCTGCCGACGTGAAGCAGTCGGGCTTCGCGGTGATCGCGGGCAGGGTCGGCAGCATCGAACGCAATCGCGCCGGCATCTGGCTGGAACTGGACGCTGGCGTGGTGTTGCAGATACCCGCTCGTCTGCAACGCAACTTCCCCGCCAGCTTCTTCGATAACCTCAAGGGACGCCGTGTTGAAGCGCGTGGCTGGGTGCTGGATCGTTCCCGCAAGGGTGGGCTGAAGCCTGGGCAGCGACGCTGGCTGTTGCCGTTGACCGATCCAAGCATGCTGGAGCGCGTTCCAGGCTGAAAAGATGTAGACATTTCGCTATCGGATTGTACACACTGTCAATCCCAATGCCCCCGCGGGTTATAGCGTAAAGTCGTAGGCTAAAGGCCTTGACACAAGTGACCGACCAGTCTTGTGGCTCCCCGGCTCTTTGCGTATCCTCGGCGGTCCGTCAGAACAGTAAATAGCGGAATGCCCACCATGTCAGACCTGAAAACCGCCGCTCTCGAATATCACGCTCAACCTCGTCCGGGGAAACTGAGCGTCGAGCTCTCCAAGCCCACCGCCACCGCCCGTGACCTCGCCCTGGCCTACAGCCCAGGTGTTGCCGAGCCCGTGCGCGAAATCGGCCGTGATCCAGAGCTGGCTTACAAATACACCGGCAAGGGCAACCTGGTTGCGGTGATTTCCGATGGTACCGCCATCCTCGGTCTGGGTGACCTCGGCCCACTGGCCTCCAAGCCGGTCATGGAAGGCAAGGGCGTTCTGTTCAAGCGTTTCGCAGGTATCGATGTGTTCGACATCGAAGTCGAATCTGAAAGCCCGCAGGCGTTCATCGACACCGTACGCCGCATCTCCATCACCTTCGGTGGCATCAACCTCGAAGACATCAAGGCACCTGAGTGCTTCGAGATCGAGCGCACTCTGATCGAGCAGTGCGACATTCCGGTCTTCCACGATGACCAGCACGGCACCGCGATCGTTACCGCGGCCGGCATGATCAACGCCCTGGAAATCGCTGGCAAGAAACTGGAAGACGCCAAGATCGTCTGCCTGGGCGCCGGCGCTGCCGCCATCTCCTGCATGAAGCTGCTGGTGAGCATGGGTGCCAAGGTCGAGAACATCTTCATGATCGACCGCAGCGGCGTGATCCACGCTGGCCGCGACGACCTGAACCAGTACAAGGCCCAGTTCGCCCACGCTACCGACAAGCGCACCCTGGCCGATGCCCTGAACGGTGCCGATGTGTTCGTTGGCCTGTCCGGCCCGAACCTGCTGAGCCCGGAAGGCCTGAAGTCGATGGCTGCCAACCCGATCGTGTTCGCCTGCTCGAACCCGGACCCGGAAATCAAGCCGGAACTGGCGCACGAAACGCGCAGCGACGTGATCATGGCTACCGGTCGTTCCGACTATCCGAACCAGGTCAACAACGTGCTGGGCTTCCCGTTCATCTTCCGTGGTGCCCTGGACGTTCGCGCCAAGCGCATCAACGAAGAGATGAAAATCGCGGCCGCCATCGCCCTGAAAGACCTGGCCAAGCTGCCGGTGCCGAAGGAAGTGTGCGACGCCTACAACGTCCAGGCCCTGGAATTCGGTCGTGAGTACATCATTCCGAAGCCACTGGACCCACGCCTGATCACCGTCGTTTCCGACGCCGTGGCCAAGGCCGCCATCGAATCCGGTGTGGCTACCCTGCCGTATCCGAAGCACTACCCACTGAACAACGTGGACGAAGTGTTCAACGGCTGATTGCAGCTGTAGCGACGCAAAAAAGCCCCGACTCGTGAGAGTCGGGGCTTTTTGTTTGCCTGCCTTTTTGGAGTGCCGTACCGGCCCTTTCGCCGGCAAATACCGCGCGGCCCCCCACTGAGGGGGCTGGTTTGCCAGCGGTAGGGCTTACGCAGGCATCAATGTCAGAACAGATCCATCGGCGCTGCTTCATCCGCCGGCAACGGGCTGCCTGGTGCCGCGCCATTACCCAGCTCATCCACCGACGGTGGCGAGTCTTCGGCCTTGAACAGCTCGAAGTAGGCATTCGGCGTGCTAGGCGAGGCCGCACGGCCGCTGACCGGGTCCACACGCAGGCTGAGGATGCCTTCCGGCTCGGCCGGCGGGTGGTTTGGTTTGTCCTTGAGTGCCGCGCCCATGAAGCTCATCCAGATCGGCAGTGCCGCGGTGCCACC
The Pseudomonas sp. KU43P genome window above contains:
- a CDS encoding YggS family pyridoxal phosphate-dependent enzyme; its protein translation is MSTIADNLSALAERIDSAARAVGRDPASVQLLAVSKTKPASAIREIHAAGVRDVGENYLQEALSKQDELRDLPLIWHFIGPIQSNKTKAIAEHFDWVHSVDRLKIAQRLSEQRPAGLPPLNICLQVNVSGEDSKSGCAPADLPALAHAVAALPNLRLRGLMAIPEPTDDRTEQEAAFASLRQLQEGLNLGLDTLSMGMSHDMEAAIAQGATWVRIGTALFGARNYGSV
- a CDS encoding type IV pilus twitching motility protein PilT, with amino-acid sequence MDVTDLLARATEAGASDLHLAAGELPMLRLDGELQRLDLPCLRSAELYEGLAPLLEEGRRQCWERGDEQDLALELAPLGRFRLNLFRQLNGPAATFRLIPRRIATLGELALEEVYRAIARHTDGLVLIGGPTGSGKSSTLAALIDQLNRERCLHIITLEDPVEVIHSGQRCLVNQREIGRHCRDFSHGLRSALRQDPDVIMIGELRDLETIRLALRAAETGHLVLATVHTRSAVSSIDRLVDVFAAEEKPLVRAMLAESLRMVVAQVLVKRVGGGRVAAREVLVATPAVRNLIREGRMAQLCSVMQAGAGEGMRTMAGAMSQLKIDGVIGLA
- a CDS encoding C40 family peptidase, with product MPPLLKTWLTLCLLLPLAAHATNREQRLPNGFTGYTSNASVNHAPVKQTALRARQNASAKAHNLPAVAAMSPKQSSDVLSRAVNVLGTPYVWGGSSPKKGFDCSGLVKYAFNDVADVDLPRTSNAMAQGHGVKVAQGDLKPGDLIFFNIKSRRVNHVAIYLGNDRFIHAPRRGKRVSIDNLSKPYWQKHYVVAKRVLPKEQQQLALAKR
- a CDS encoding NINE protein, coding for MNSYQQGAPNHDTHSKVIGYLLWIFGFTGSHRFYYGKPITGTIWFFTLGLLGIGWLIDLFLIPSMDREADMRFQSGRIDYNIGWILLTFLGVFGIHRLYQGKWISAIIYFFTGGLFLLGVLYDFWTLNSQISQANAERR
- a CDS encoding SPOR domain-containing protein, translated to MAAKKKPAPKRGASRTQAPAKQPIPGWVWLAVGLTVGAFIVFLMKLEPGGGDIQRTKPEQQKPEKVAEAGKSAPATPQQPVKPKYDFYTLLPESEVIVPPEAVPEKTPPVPAQPVAPVTPAEAAKIDTARAQAALLGQTPPPAPPVIKPAATTQFFLQAGSFRKQADADKVRAQIILLGQAVKVESGTVKDETWYRVLVGPFSNREQLTGAQKQLAGAGFSNLLLQQRQTRQ
- the argS gene encoding arginine--tRNA ligase, producing the protein MKDTIRQLLQQALTQLVTDGVLPEGLSPAIQVENARDKTHGDFASNIAMMLAKPAGMKPRDLAEKLINALPASADISKVEIAGPGFLNFFQNTDALAHRLDAALADAHLGARKAGPAQKVVIDMSAPNLAKEMHVGHLRSTIIGDSVARVLEFLGDEVIRQNHVGDWGTQFGMLMAYLEENPITSDELSDLENFYRAAKKRFDESEEFATRARGLVVKLQAGDPECLALWTRFKDISLSHCQKTYELLNVKLTMADVMGESAYNDDLANVINDLKAKGLLVEDQGAQCVFLDEFKNSEGEPLPVIVQKADGGYLYATTDLAAVRYRSNVLKADRALYFVDQRQALHFNQVFEVARRAGFVGHPMQMEHMGFGTMNGADGRPFKTRDGGTVKLIDLLNEAKDRAYALVKEKNPSLAEEELRTIGKVVGIGAVKYADLSKHRTSDYSFNFELMLNFEGNTAPYLLYAYTRVAGVFRKLGKGFDEVEGSIVLQAPHEQDLAARLAQFGEILNNVAEKGTPHVLCSYLYDLAGLFSSFYENCPILAADTPEQQQSRLRLAALTGRTLKQGLELLGLETLERM
- a CDS encoding primosomal protein N' produces the protein MSDVILRLALPSPLRRLFDYRAPASMARQALVPGMRIRVPFGRREMIGVLVEVCEQSEVPADKLKPAIALLDPVTPVPAALFKLCLWTAQYYQHSLGDTLSWALPTLLRQGEPAEMRQERFWHVAPGARLEDPRIARAPRQRDALKTLAQHPHGVAHSLLAKLNLNKDSLDLLLAKELVQVEVRRQRPAERHEHWLAQPELPLNEEQRDAFDAVREGFGEFGAFLLAGVTGSGKTEVYLQLIREALEAGKQALVLIPEINLGPQTLARFEQRFNARIALLHSAVNDRERLDAWLAARDGEADIIIGTRSALFTPMKNPGLIIIDEEHDGSYKQQEGLRYHARDLALVRAHQENIPILLGSATPSLETLHNALTGRYRLLRMNQRAGGARPPRMLRLDVKSLPLDSGISGPLQQAIRLTLEAGQQVLVFLNRRGFAPTLLCHDCGWLSECPRCDARMTVHQRSGVLRCHHCGYDERLPHQCPKCNHVDLRPVGAGTERAEERLKVLFPDYPILRIDRDSTARKDAMQNLFSTIQRGQPSILVGTQMLAKGHHFPRVTLVAILDADGGLFSGDFRASERMAQLIVQVAGRAGRAEEPGKVIIQTHLADHPLLVQLTEQGYFAFAEQALDERRAAGLPPYSHLALLRAEAHKPGQAEGFLDEACSTAERLVAEQQLAGIELLGPVPAPMERKAGRFRAQLLIQANTRAPLHRLISAWLLVLEQMPSGRQVRWSLDVDPVDLY
- the rpmE gene encoding 50S ribosomal protein L31, with translation MKADIHPNYEVVAVTCSCGNKFETRSTLGNTLAIDVCNLCHPFYTGKQKVLDTGGRVQKFADRFGMFGTKK
- a CDS encoding thermonuclease family protein, which produces MRMANPSGFALLLKKAPLVGAFFVGAIWQLPALAFCPLPDRPQPVAVRQVVDGDTLRLTDGRSVRMIGINAPEIGRKGRASEPYAEAAKRRLEGLVKASDGRVALVPGKEAKDRYGRTLAHVYAGNGDNLEARLLSEGLGYRVAVAPNVSLAGCQQAAEQAARQAGLGLWQRTPVLRAADVKQSGFAVIAGRVGSIERNRAGIWLELDAGVVLQIPARLQRNFPASFFDNLKGRRVEARGWVLDRSRKGGLKPGQRRWLLPLTDPSMLERVPG
- a CDS encoding malic enzyme-like NAD(P)-binding protein, coding for MSDLKTAALEYHAQPRPGKLSVELSKPTATARDLALAYSPGVAEPVREIGRDPELAYKYTGKGNLVAVISDGTAILGLGDLGPLASKPVMEGKGVLFKRFAGIDVFDIEVESESPQAFIDTVRRISITFGGINLEDIKAPECFEIERTLIEQCDIPVFHDDQHGTAIVTAAGMINALEIAGKKLEDAKIVCLGAGAAAISCMKLLVSMGAKVENIFMIDRSGVIHAGRDDLNQYKAQFAHATDKRTLADALNGADVFVGLSGPNLLSPEGLKSMAANPIVFACSNPDPEIKPELAHETRSDVIMATGRSDYPNQVNNVLGFPFIFRGALDVRAKRINEEMKIAAAIALKDLAKLPVPKEVCDAYNVQALEFGREYIIPKPLDPRLITVVSDAVAKAAIESGVATLPYPKHYPLNNVDEVFNG